The Caldicellulosiruptoraceae bacterium PP1 nucleotide sequence ATACTTTGTTCTTAAAAAAAATGGATATCACCATTTTAGTAAAACGTATAAAGAACATTTGGAATTCCAAAAACAGAATGAAGGAGAAAAACAATAATGGATTTAAGTCAAGATATTTTAAACAGCTTTATTCGAAATAATTTATATTCCATTAACCCATTATTAGAAAAAATGGAACATTACTCAAAAATAAACAATGTTCCAATTGTTGCAAAAGAGGTTTCACGATTACTATATATTTTAACAATGTTAAAAAAACCTGAGCGTATTTTAGAAATTGGCACTGCAATTGGTTATTCAACTTTATCCATGTTTTATGGTTATAAAAATACCCAAATTATTACTATTGAACGTGATTTTGATATGGTAATAAAGGCTAAAGAGTTTTTTAAAAAGGCAAATGCAATTGATAATATCCATGTAATTGGTGCAGAAGCAGAAGAAGCACTAAAATCAATAGATGGTAATTTTGATTTGGTGTTTATTGATGCTGCAAAAGCTCAGTATATTGAATTTTTCAATTTAGTAAAAGATAAACTTAATGACAATTCAATTATTATTTGTGATAATGTTTTGTATCGTGGTATGGTTTTGGGCAAAAAATATTTACAAAGAAGAATGGTAACCATTGCTAAAAGAATGGACAAATTTATCAAAATGGTATTAGAAGATAAGCAATTTATATCTACTTTATTACCAGTTAGCGATGGCATATTAATTTCAATAAAGGCAAGTAATGTGGAGGGAATTTAAGTGGAGATAAAAAAACTAGAATTATTAGCACCAGCAGGTGATTTAGAAAAACTAAAGGTTGCAGTTCTTTATGGAGCTGATGCTGTATATATTGGCGGGAAAAGCTTTGGGCTTAGAAAGAATGCAGGAAATTTTTCTTATGAAGATATGGCTGAAGCAGTAGAATTTGCACATAAATATGGAAAAAAGATATATATAACTGCAAATATTTTTGCCCATAACAATGATATAGATAAATTAGATAATTTTTTAGAAACAATAAAAGAATTAAAATTTGACGGAATTATTGTTTCAGATCTTGGAATATTTAAAAAAGCTATTAAAACAGGAATTCCAGTTCATATAAGCACTCAAGCAAATACCACAAATTACCAATCAGCTTTATTTTGGTATGAGCTTGGAGCAAAAAGGGTTGTTTTAGCTCGTGAATTAAGTTTAGAAGAAATTAAAGAAATAAGAGACAAAACACCTAAAGATTTAGAAATTGAGGCATTTGTTCATGGTGCTTTATGTATTTCTTACTCTGGAAGATGCTTTTTAAGTAACTACATGACATATAGAGATGCAAATTTAGGTGATTGTGCACATCCATGTAGATATAAATATTATGTTGTTGAGGAAAAAAGACCAAATCAATATTTCCCTATAATAGAAAATGAGACAGGAACTTATATATTCAATTCAAAAGATTTATGTATGATTGAATATATTGATAAGTTAGTTTTCTCAGGTATTGATAGCTTTAAGATTGAAGGAAGAATGAAAAGTAGCTTTTATATTGCAACAGTTGTGAGCAACTATAGGAAGGCCATAGATAAATTTATAAAAGATCCATATAATTTTGCTCCCGAAGAAGAGTGGCTTATTGAAATAGCTAAATGTAGCCATAGAAGTTATACGACAAACTTCTACTTTGGTAAACCTAACCAAAATGATTATAAATATGAGTCAAGCCAATATATAAGAGAATATGATTTTGTTGGTATTGTAAAGGATATTATAAATGAAAATTTTGCAATTGTTGAGCAACGAAACAGATTTTTTAAGGGTGATTTAGTTGAGGTTATGCTTCCTGATGGAACCTATTTTGAACAAACTATTGATTTCATTGAAGACCAAGATGGAAATCAAATTGATGTTTGTCCTCATCCACAACAATTAGTAAAAATAAGATTTGATAAAAAAGTAACACAATATGCAATGTTAAGAAAAAAATCTGAATAAATTTTAAATGGACATGCAACAAAATTGCAAAAATAGAATATAATTGTAATTGGAGCCCTTATTAAAGATGATTTTTAATGTATTTTATAAAAAATGGAGCAAGTTTTCCTCAGCCTTTATCAGAAGAAGAAGAAAAGAAATATTTAGAATTAATGTGGGCGGGGGATATTGGAGCAAGAAATATTTTAATTGAGAAAAATCTAAGATTAGTAGCTCATATAGCAAAAAAATATACGTCTACTTTTCCTAATATATGCGAAGATATAATTTCTGTTGGAACAATTGGACTCATAAAAGCCATTGAATCTTTTTCAAATAATAAAAAAACACGACTTTCAACATATGCTGCAAAATGCATTGATAATGAAATTTTAATGTTTTTGAGACAAAACAAGAAATTTAATTTACAGGTTTCATTAAATGACCCTATTGGAATTGATAAGGATGGTAATGAAATAACTTTGATGGATGTTATTCAAAATGAAGATAATGATGTTGATGAGGCTGTTGATATAAAAATACTTCTTAAGAAACTTTCAGGAAAACTTAAAAATGTATTAAAAGGACGAGAAAAAAAGGTTATTGAACTAAGATATGGTCTTTGTGATAATCAAGAAAAAACACAAATAGAGGTTGCAAATATACTTGGAATTTCAAGATCTTATGTATCCCGAATTGAAAAGAAGGCATTAAAAAAGCTTTATAATGAGCTTCAAATGTAAGCATAATTTATATTTTTTAAAAAAGAAGCTACAGCTATTGATTCAATATAGCTAGTAGCTTTTTTTATTTGTACTCATTTTAAATTGTACATAATATATAAAAAATAAAATATTATTTATTAAAAATATGAAAATATCTAATAATATATTGACATTATTTTATATTAAATTTATAATCAATAGTAAGCATAAAAAATCATAAATGAGCATACGAATAATCATAAATAAGCATTATTGATATTTATCAGGGAGCATGATTATTATGTTTGAAGAAGAAAGAAAACAAAAAATCGTCCAATATGTTCAAGAACATTTAAGGGCATCTGTTCAAGAGTTAAGTTATTTATTTAATGTTTCAGAATCAACTATAAGGCGTGATCTTAAAGAATTAGAAGATGCAAAACTAATTAAAAGAACACATGGTGGAGCTGTTAGTTTAGAAAGTGTAAACTTTGAGCCAACATTTATTGAAAAAGAAGATAAATTTAAAAATGAAAAGGAAAAAATAGCTAAAAAAGCTTCTGAATTTATTCAAAAAGGCGATACTATTTTAATAGATTCAGGGACAACAACATTATATCTTGCAAAAGAACTTAAAAAAGTATCTGATATAACTGTTGTAACCAACTCAATTATTATTGCTTACGAACTACAAACTCAAGATAATATAGAGATTGTAATAATTGGAGGAACTCTTAGAAAAAACACACGAGCTTTGGTCGGACCTATATCAGAATATGCATTAAATATGCTTAGAGTTGATAAAGCATTTATTGCAACAAATGGTATTGATGTTGAAGAAGGGTTGACTACACCTAACATTATTGAGGCAGCTACAAAGAGAAAAATGATTGAAATATCTAAAGAAACAATTTTGCTTGCTGACCATAGTAAAGTAGGCAAAGTTTCTTTTGCACAATTTGCTGATATCTCAGATATTGATAAATGGGTTACTGATGAAAAAGTTGAAGCTAACATAATAAGCAGAATTGAAAATAAAGGAACAACTATATATATAGCAAATTATTAGGAGGATAATAGTGAAACATATATTAACTGTTACATTAAACCCAGCTATTGATAAAACAATTACTTTAGAGAAATTTAACTTAGGTACACTAAATAGAGTGAAAGAAATTAAAATTGATCCTGGCGGAAAAGGAATAAATGTTGCAAAAGTTCTTAAAAAGTTTGGAATGAATGTTTTAGCAACAGGATTGATAGCAGGTAAACAGGGGCAATTGTTATTAGACTACTTAAACAAAGCTAATATTAATAATGATTTTTTTATAATAGAAGGTGAAACTCGAACAAATATAAAGATATTTGATGAACATACAAGTACAATTACAGAAATAAATGAACAAGGATTTTATGTAAATGAAAAAGATATAGAAAAGTTTATTGATAAATTTACTAAACTACTTGATAACACATCTTTGTTAATATTAAGCGGCAGTTTGCCACTAGGATTAGACAGTAAAATTTATTATGAATTAATTCAAATTGCAAATAAAAAAGGTGTATATACAATTCTTGACGCAGATGGTGACGCTTTAAGATATGGTATTAATGGTATACCATATGCTATAAAACCTAATATAAATGAATTAAACGGACTATTTAATGTAAACTTACAAGATAGTAGAGATATTATAAAAGTTTCAAAACAACTTATTGAGTTAGGGATAAAAATTATTCTTGTTTCTAATAGCGAAAAAGGAGCATATTTAATTACAACAGCCAATGCTTACAAAATAAATACATTTAGAATTGACTGCAAAAGTTCGGTTGGAGCTGGTGATTCAATGGTTGCTACACTTGCCTATTGCTTAATTAATAACTTTAATATTTTTGAAATAGCTAAATGGGTTACTGCTGCTGGAACAATAACTGCATCAAAACCTGGGACTGAGGTTTGTTCTATTGAAGAAGTAAAAAAATCTTTAGACTTGATTAATGTCGAAGATTTGTCATGTTGGTTATAGCTCTTAATAATTTTTTAAGGTTTATCTTATAATAAATTGGGAGGTTGTGAATATGAAAAAGATTTTGGGAGTAACTGCATGTCCAACTGGTATTGCACATACCTATATTATCAATAACCTTGACATGTCTAATTGTAAATTATTATTAAATGATATATTAAAATTGCCATCTACAAAAGAGATTCAGCTTTTATTAGAAGACTTCTATAAAAATAATTTAAAATATTAAAAGCCGCATTTGCGGCTTTTTTACTTATATTTGGTCGGGATGACAGGATTTGAACCTGCGACTCCTTGGTCCCGAACCAAGTGCGCTACCAAACTGCGCTACATCCCGATATAATTTTTTTGCAATTTACTATAAAACATTATATAATATACAACAAAAAAATCAATATCACAAAGGAGTTAATTAATTTGAAGATTATTAGAAAACGATATATTCCTGAAGAGGAAATTGATATTTCAGGAGATATTATACTTTTCCATAATGAAGATATACTTATTACAAAATGGCTACCTATTCATAAAAGACAGGATATTGTTAACGGAATGTCCTGCCTTTTTTTTAAAGAAGGTATTAAAATAAGTAAAATGTATAATTCTGACAACAGGTTACTTTACACATATTGTGATATTGTAAGAACAAATATAAAGGATGATACATTAATAATTGAAGATTTATTGTTAGATGTAGTTATTTATCCAGATAAAACCTATAAAGTGTTAGACATTGATGAATTAATTGAATTAAGGAAAAATAATAAAATATCTGAGGATTTAATGCTTGAAGCATTATCTAAACTAAACTATTTATTAAATGATATTTATAATGGATTTACACTTGATGTGTTAGAAAAAAGATTTTGGGAGGTATAAAGCATGATAATTATTGGTGAAAAGATAAACTCATCGGTTAAAACTGTAAAAGAAGCTATTGAAAATAAAAATTATGATTTTTTAATTGATTTAGCAAAAAAGCAAGAAGCATCAGGGGCAAATTATATTGATATAAATAGTGGTGTATTTATTGAAAATGAAGCCGAAGTAATGAAAACATTGATAGAATTAATACAAGATAGTGTTAGTGTTCCACTATCTTTAGACAGCTCAAATCCTGATGTTATTGTAGAAGCTGTAAAAGTATATAATAAATCCACAGCTCTTTATAATTCGATTATTTTTGATAAATATGTTTTAGATAAAGCTATACCTGTAATTAAAGAATACAATATGTCTGTTATTGCTTTATTAATGGAAAACAACCAAATACCAGAAGACAGCTCAGAAAGAATAGAAATAGCAAAAAGACTTGTTGAATATTTGAACAAAAATGGTATAGATAATAGTAGGATATTTTTAGATCCAATGGTTCAACCACTTTCAATTGATCAAAGATATATAAATGTTTCGTTAGAGACAATTAAATTGATAAAACAAACATTTAGTGATATAAATATTATTTGTGGATTATCAAATGTATCTTATGGCTTACCAAATAGAAAGTGGATAAATAGATCCTTTGTTAGTTTAGCTATATATTTTGGTTTAAATAGTGCTATTTTAGATCCGCTTGACAAAACATTGCTTAATTTAATTTATGCTTCTGAAGCATTAAATGGTACAGATGAATATTGTATGGAATACATTTTAAAAGCAAGAGAAGGTTCACTTGATTAAGTTAATTAACTTGGAAAGGATTATTATTTATGCTCAAAGTCACAAACGTCAAAAAAGGCAGTTTAGCAGAAAAAATAGGTATTAATTTAGGAGATTATATAATTTCAATAAATAATATTCAAATATATGATTTGTTAGATTATATGTATGCATCATATAATAAAGATATAGAAATTATTTATATTAAAGAGAACACAACATTCAAAAAATTTATTAGGAAAAAAGAGTATCAAGATTTGGGAATTGAGTTTGAAGATTTAGTTGATAAAATTAGAGGTTGTGAAAATAAATGTATTTTTTGCTTTATCGATCAGCTTCCAAAAGGTTTAAGAGATACTTTATATATTAAGGATGACGATTCAAGGCTATCGCTTCTTACAGGGAACTATATAACTTTAACAAATTTAAAAGATAAAGATTTTGAAAAAATTATAAAATACCACATAAGTCCATTAAAGATTTCTGTGCATACAACTAACCCTGAATTAAGAGTATTTATGCTAAAAAATAAAAGAGCAGCTTTGATAAAAGAGCAACTTAAACAGCTATCATATCATGGCATTGAATTTGATACGCAAATAGTTTTAGTAAAAAATGTTAATGACGGTAAAGAACTCAAGAACACTATTGAAGATCTTTCAACTTTTTTTCCAAATATAAAGAGTATTTCTGTTGTCCCAGTTGGGCTTACAAAGTATAGAGAAAATTTGTATGATATTAAGCCCTTTGATAAAGAATCTTCGCTTGAAATAATAAATACGATTGAAATGTATCAAAGAATATTTTTAAAAAAATATGGCACCAGATTAGTTTATGCAGCAGATGAATTTTTTATAAATGCTGGGTTGGAAATTAAATCAGTTTCTTCTTATGAAGATTTCAGACAAATAGAAAACGGAGTTGGAATGGTTTCTTTGTTTATACATCAATTTAAAAATACTTTAAGTAAATTAAAAGGTAATAGTAATATTAAAAAAGAATTAAGTATTGCAACAGGCCAAAGTGCTTATAATTTTTTAAAATGTTTACTAACTGAATTTAATAAAAAATATCAAAATATTAATATAAAATTATATTGTATTGAAAATAAATTTTTTGGTAATTCTGTAACAGTATCTGGACTTTTAACTGGACAAGATATAATTGAACAACTTAAGAATAAAGAATTAGGTAGCTATTTACTATTACCAGATAATTGTATTAACTATGACCAAAAATTTTTAGATGATGTAACTGTTAGAGAATTAGAAAATCAACTTAACATCCCTATATTTTTTGTACCAAATAATGGAAGAAAATTGATATACTATATTTTAAAAGGTGGTGAAAATTCATGAAACCAACTGTAGCAATTGTTGGTCGCCCAAATGTTGGAAAATCAACATTATTTAATAGATTAATTGGTGAAAGAAGAGCAATAGTTGATGATATACCTGGTGTTACAAGAGATAGAATAATTGGGACAACTGAATGGAATGGAATTACTTTTGACATTATTGATACAGGTGGTATAGAGCCCTATTCTGAAGATATTATTTTAAAACAAATGAGGAGACAAGCTCAATTTGCAATCGATATGTCAGATGTAATTATTTTCATGGTTGATGGTAGAGAGGGGTTAAATCAATCTGATAAAGAAGTTGCTGATATGTTAAGAAAATCAAAAAAACATGTTGTTTTAGCTGTAAATAAAATTGATAATTATAATATGGAAAATAATAAGTATGAATTTTATGAACTTGGTTTTGGTGACCCAATATCTATTTCATCAGAACATGGTTCTGGTATTGGCGATGTTCTTGATTTAGTTGTTAGTTTATTTGAAAAAGAGGGAATAAATGAAACAGAAGATGATTCGATAAAAGTCAGCATAATTGGAAAACCAAATACAGGTAAATCCTCATTAGTAAATAGAATTCTAGGTGAAGAGAGACTCATTGTAAGTGATATTCCGGGAACAACAAGAGATGCAATTGATACAGCCATTGAATTTAATTCTAAGAGATATACCTTAATTGATACTGCCGGTATTAGAAGAAAAAGCAAAATATATGACGAAATAGAGAAATATAGCATCTTACGAACCAAATCTGCCATAGAAAGAAGTGATATTTGCATCATTATGATAGATGCAACAGAAGAAGTATCAGAACAGGACGCTAAAGTAGCAGGACTTGCATTAGAAGCTGGCAAAGGATGTATAATAGCAGTAAATAAATGGGATGCTGTTGAAAAAAATTATAAATCAGTTGAAGAATACAAAACAAAGGTATATGAAAAATTAAGTTTCTTAACTTTTGCACCAATAATATTTATTTCAGCAAAAACCGGCTTAAGAATTAATAAACTTCTTGAAATGGTTGACTATGTTTATCAAAATTACACTCGCAGGATTACAACTGGCCAATTAAATGATGTCTTGGCCGAAGCTACAACAGTATTTCAACCACCATCAGATAAAGGAAAACAACTTAAAATATATTATATGACTCAAGTGGGTAGTAATCCTCCTAAAATAGCATTATTTGTGAATGAAAAAAAATTATTTCATTTTTCGTATCAAAGGTATATAGAAAACTATATTAGAAAAACATACGATTTTGTTGGAACTCCTTTGTTTTTTATTATTAGAGAGAAAGGAGAAAAGATATGAAGGCATTACAAATTTTATTAATTTTATCTGTAGGATATCTTATAGGTAGTGTTCTTTCGGCGTTAGTAATTGGTAAATTAACAAATGGTGTTGACGTTAGAAAATATGGCAGTGGTAATCCTGGTACAACTAACGTATTAAGAACTCTTGGTGTTTTACCTGCTATTTCTGTTTTCTTTTTAGATGTTTTTAAAGGTATTGTTGCTGTTATTTTTGCAAAAATTGTAATGCAAGATGATATTGTTCTTGCACAAACATTAGGAGCTGTTGCTGTTATATGTGGACACACTTGGCCTTTATATTTCAATTTTAAGGGAGGAAAAGCTGCTGCAACATCTTGGGGTGCTGCATTAGCAATTCATCCTACCATAGCAATTGCTGTTCTATTATTTGCTGTTTTAGTTGTTGCAATTAAAAGATATATGTCTTTGGGTGTTATGTCAGGAGCATTTTTTTACTTAATAATTGTACTTATATTTGCAAGAGAATACTGGTTTTTAGCGTTGTTTATTCTAATAGTTATTTTAATTCGTCACAGAGAAAATATTAAAAGATTAATTAATGGAACAGAGAGAAAAGTTGGTGAAAGGATAAGATTTAAATAATATGCTGAACAAATACAATAAATTAGCAAAATATTATTATGAATATACCTCTATTTTTAACAATAATAAACTAATGTACAAAATAATTAATAAAACACTTCAACAAATAAATAATAAAAAATTAAAAATATTAGATGTCGGATGTGGGACAGGGGAAGTAACACAAAAAATATTTAAAAGAGGATTTCATAAAATTACTGGTATTGATAAATCGTTCAGTATGATAGAAATTGCCAGAAAAAGAAATAGAAAAATTAAATTTATAAGAATAGATTTTTTTAAATTTAGCACTCGAAAAAAGTTTGATGTAATAATAGTAACAACTGACGTTATTAATCATATTAATAAACAGAAAATAAATGATTTTTTTAAAAAGTGTTATAGATTATTAAAATACAATGGTATTATTATCTTTGATATAAACCTATACCAATACTTAAAAAATATTTCTAATAAAAGATTTATTAAAAAAATAAATAACTCTACAATAGTATGGGATACTAAAAGATTTGGGAATATACTTTATATTTATCTGTTATTTAAAACTAATAAAAATAGTTTTTTAGAAAAGTATAAACAATATATGTATTCTGAAGCTTACATAGAAAAAATTTTAAAATATAATAAATTTTATATATTATCAAAAAAATATGATTATAAATATATAATTAATAAGCGTTCAAAAGCATTTTATATTTTAGCTAAAAATAATATATAATTTCAAAACTTTTATTTTATACTTGGCTTAATTCTAAATTAAGTATAAAAGAATAATTATATTGCCAGAGGGTAAAATAGATTTATAAAATTATTATTATATTTTTTGAATTTATTTAAGAAGGTGAAAATAATGCGTGGAAAAGTAAAGTGGTTTAACCCAGATAAAGGGTATGGATTTATTAACACTGAGAATGGAGAAGATATCTTTGTTCATTTTTCATCAATTGATATGGAAGGATATAAAACATTAGCTGAAGGGCAATTAGTAGAATTTGATATTGTAAAAGGTGATAAAGGTAATCAGGCTGTTAATGTTAGAAAAGTAAAATAAAAAATTTATGATAAAATATATTTAAGAGGCTGAAAAATTTGCAGCCTCTTTTTGATTGAGGAGGTATATATAAATGTCTAAAGTGATTAGAGCAATTACAAAAGATAGAAAAGCTATATTATTTGTTATGGATTCTACTGATATTGTTGAACAAGCTACTACTATACATAATTTACCCCCCATTCCTGCAGCTGCATTAGGAAGGCTTCTAACAGCTGCTTCGATGATGGGGTTAATGCTAAAATCTGAAGACCATACAGTAAGTCTTCAAATTCAATGTAACGGTGTTTTAAGAGGTTTAGTAGCAGTAGCTGATTCACAAGGAAATGTAAAAGGGTATGTAAAAAACAAAGAAGTTATTACAGAAATAAATAAATTAGGTAAGCTTAATGTCAAAGGAGCAATAGGTAATGGGACTTTAACAGTTATAAAAGACCTAAAGCTAAAAGAACCATATATAGGACAGATACAATTAGTATCTGGCGAAATTGCCGAAGATATAACACATTATTTTGCTATATCAGAACAAACTCCATCGGCAGTAGCTTTAGGTGTTTTAATTGATAAGGATTTAAAAATTGTTTCAGCTGGAGGAATGATAATACAACTATTACCTGATGCAGATAATAAATTTATTGAGTTAGTTGAACAAAGAATAAGAGGGCTAAGTAATTTTTCTAAGATTTTAAAAGAAAAAGATGTTGATACTATAGCAAAAGATATTTTTGAAGATATTGATTATGAAATTTTAAATGAATATAACCCAACTTACAAATGTGATTGCTCATATGAAAAAGCAAAAACATTAATTACACTTTTAAATGATGATGAGATAAATGATCAAGAAGATATTGAAATAGTATGTAGTTTCTGTGAAAAAAAATATATTATTTCGAGAGAAGAAGCAATTAAAATAAAAAACATTGAGAAAAACGAAGAAAAATAAAGATATAATTAATAATTACACATGAAAACTTAAATAATACCCGAAAAAAGCTAAAAATGAGCTAAAAAAGCCTAAAAAGACTGTTGAAAATATGATGGATGTTAAGTATAATAAATCATGTCGCCGCTGATGAAGCGGCTGACAAAAAAGGGCGCTTAGCTCAGCTGGGAGAGCACCTGCCTTACAAGCAGGGGGTCACAGGTTCGAGCCCTGTAGTGCCCACCAAATATGGCCCAGTAGCTCAGTCGGTTAGAGCGCCAGCCTGTCACGCTGGAGGTCGAGGGTTCGAGCCCCTTCTGGGTCGCCATTAAGAGCCTCGGTAGCTCAGTCGGTAGAGCAGAGGACTGAAAATCCTCGTGTCGGTGGTTCGATTCCGCCCCGAGGCACCATATATGAGAAGAGCGGGAATAGCTCAGTTGGTAGAGCGCTACCTTGCCAAGGTAGATGTCGCGGGTTCGAGTCCCGTTTCCCGCTCCAATTATTTATATGGCGCCATAGCCAAGCGGTAAGGCAAGGGTCTGCAAAATCCTGATTCCCCGGTTCAAATCCGGGTGGCGCCTCCAAATTAATTAATATCAAACCTGTTTATATAATTAAACAGGTTTTTTTGTATTTTTGAAGGATTTTTTCAATTTATGTAGAATATTATATTTAACAATGTAACTAACTTGAAGGAGGAGATTTAACTTGAGTGGATATGTCTTACTTATCTACAGTGTTATTGTATTTGCTGTATTAGTTATTTTTGGTTTGGTTAAATTTATTTTCGCACAAGATAAAGGTACTCCCAAAATGCAAGAAATATCTAATGCAATTAGAGAAGGAGCAATGGCTTTTTTAAACAGACAATATAAAACTATTGGTATTTTAGCAATTATTGTTGCATTAATTATTATTCTTGCAAACTATTTTGGAAATCTTTCAAAAGGTTCTGCTCATGCTATTAGTATTGCTCTTCATATAGGATTTGCATTTATTACCGGTGCATTATGTTCAGCTATTTCTGGTTATATAGGTATGTATGTTGCAGTAAATTCAAATATTAGAGCTGCTTCTGGTGCAAAAAGCGGGCTTAATAAAGCCCTTCAAATAGCATTAAGAGGTGGGGCTGTAACAGGTCTTGCTGTAACCGCTTTATCATTACTTGGGGTTGCTACATTATTTTTAATTTATGGTGGTGCATCAGGGAAAGCAGAATTAATAAAAGAAGCCCCATCATTGATAGTAGGATTTGGATTTGGAGCTTCTTTTGTTGCTTTATTTGCTCAGCTTGGTGGCGGAATTTACACAAAAGCTGCCGATGTTGGAGCTGACCTTGTTGGTAAGGTAGAAGCAGGAATTCCAGAAGATGACCCAAGAAATCCTGCAGTTGTAGCTGACCTTGTAGGTGATAATGTTGGTGATTGTGCAGGAAGAGGTGCTGACCTTTTTGAATCAACAGCTGCTGAAAATATAGGTGCTATGATATTAGGTGTTGCTTTGTATCCAGTATTCGGATGGAAAGGTATTCTATTCCCTTTAGTAGCTCGTGCAATAGGTATAATTTCATCTGTTATTGGTTTGTTCTTTGTTAACACAAAAGATGAAAGTAAAGATCCAATGAAGGCATTAAACAAAGGATATTTTGTAACATCGGTATTAAATTTAATTGCCTTAGTGTTTATTGTTAAATCAATGCTTACAGGTAAACTGCCAGATGGTTCTCAAGTTCAATGGGGGCTTCTATATGGGTGTGCTGTAACAGGTATTGTTCTTTCATATATATTTGTTTGGTTAACTGATTATTATACATCATATCATTATAGACCTGTTAAAGAAATTGCTAAAGCATCAACAACAGGCCCAGCAACTAATATTATTACAGGTGTTTCAGTTGGTATGGAATCAACAGCTCTTCCAGTATTTTTTATATCAATTGCAATCTTTATTGCATATAAACTTGGTGAATTAGCATTACCTGGTTTTGCAAATGGTGGGCTTTACGGAACTGCTATTGCAACAATGGGAATGTTATCAACT carries:
- the plsY gene encoding glycerol-3-phosphate 1-O-acyltransferase PlsY — encoded protein: MKALQILLILSVGYLIGSVLSALVIGKLTNGVDVRKYGSGNPGTTNVLRTLGVLPAISVFFLDVFKGIVAVIFAKIVMQDDIVLAQTLGAVAVICGHTWPLYFNFKGGKAAATSWGAALAIHPTIAIAVLLFAVLVVAIKRYMSLGVMSGAFFYLIIVLIFAREYWFLALFILIVILIRHRENIKRLINGTERKVGERIRFK
- a CDS encoding cold-shock protein — its product is MRGKVKWFNPDKGYGFINTENGEDIFVHFSSIDMEGYKTLAEGQLVEFDIVKGDKGNQAVNVRKVK
- the hslO gene encoding Hsp33 family molecular chaperone HslO, with the protein product MSKVIRAITKDRKAILFVMDSTDIVEQATTIHNLPPIPAAALGRLLTAASMMGLMLKSEDHTVSLQIQCNGVLRGLVAVADSQGNVKGYVKNKEVITEINKLGKLNVKGAIGNGTLTVIKDLKLKEPYIGQIQLVSGEIAEDITHYFAISEQTPSAVALGVLIDKDLKIVSAGGMIIQLLPDADNKFIELVEQRIRGLSNFSKILKEKDVDTIAKDIFEDIDYEILNEYNPTYKCDCSYEKAKTLITLLNDDEINDQEDIEIVCSFCEKKYIISREEAIKIKNIEKNEEK
- the der gene encoding ribosome biogenesis GTPase Der, producing MKPTVAIVGRPNVGKSTLFNRLIGERRAIVDDIPGVTRDRIIGTTEWNGITFDIIDTGGIEPYSEDIILKQMRRQAQFAIDMSDVIIFMVDGREGLNQSDKEVADMLRKSKKHVVLAVNKIDNYNMENNKYEFYELGFGDPISISSEHGSGIGDVLDLVVSLFEKEGINETEDDSIKVSIIGKPNTGKSSLVNRILGEERLIVSDIPGTTRDAIDTAIEFNSKRYTLIDTAGIRRKSKIYDEIEKYSILRTKSAIERSDICIIMIDATEEVSEQDAKVAGLALEAGKGCIIAVNKWDAVEKNYKSVEEYKTKVYEKLSFLTFAPIIFISAKTGLRINKLLEMVDYVYQNYTRRITTGQLNDVLAEATTVFQPPSDKGKQLKIYYMTQVGSNPPKIALFVNEKKLFHFSYQRYIENYIRKTYDFVGTPLFFIIREKGEKI
- a CDS encoding DUF512 domain-containing protein; the protein is MLKVTNVKKGSLAEKIGINLGDYIISINNIQIYDLLDYMYASYNKDIEIIYIKENTTFKKFIRKKEYQDLGIEFEDLVDKIRGCENKCIFCFIDQLPKGLRDTLYIKDDDSRLSLLTGNYITLTNLKDKDFEKIIKYHISPLKISVHTTNPELRVFMLKNKRAALIKEQLKQLSYHGIEFDTQIVLVKNVNDGKELKNTIEDLSTFFPNIKSISVVPVGLTKYRENLYDIKPFDKESSLEIINTIEMYQRIFLKKYGTRLVYAADEFFINAGLEIKSVSSYEDFRQIENGVGMVSLFIHQFKNTLSKLKGNSNIKKELSIATGQSAYNFLKCLLTEFNKKYQNINIKLYCIENKFFGNSVTVSGLLTGQDIIEQLKNKELGSYLLLPDNCINYDQKFLDDVTVRELENQLNIPIFFVPNNGRKLIYYILKGGENS
- a CDS encoding class I SAM-dependent methyltransferase — its product is MLNKYNKLAKYYYEYTSIFNNNKLMYKIINKTLQQINNKKLKILDVGCGTGEVTQKIFKRGFHKITGIDKSFSMIEIARKRNRKIKFIRIDFFKFSTRKKFDVIIVTTDVINHINKQKINDFFKKCYRLLKYNGIIIFDINLYQYLKNISNKRFIKKINNSTIVWDTKRFGNILYIYLLFKTNKNSFLEKYKQYMYSEAYIEKILKYNKFYILSKKYDYKYIINKRSKAFYILAKNNI